From the Lepidochelys kempii isolate rLepKem1 chromosome 2, rLepKem1.hap2, whole genome shotgun sequence genome, one window contains:
- the CCNE2 gene encoding G1/S-specific cyclin-E2 isoform X3, which translates to MSRRSRLQAKQQQQQLLPPPPPSCQKEFPQELQAPESLQTKKRRATEDIQKGEDEKVIKRHQYEIKSCWPPTISGGISPCIIIETPHKETVATDFSRFKKYRFRNLFINPSPLPEFSWGNSKDVWLNILKKENKYAHCKHFTSLHSNLQPHMRSILLDWLLEVCEVYMLHRETFYLAQDFFDRFMLTQKNINKNMLQLIGITSLFIASKLEEIYAPKLQEFAYVTDGACSEDDIIRMELIILKALKWELCPVTIISWLNLYLQVDALKDVPKVLLPQYSQEKFIQIAQLLDLCILDVSSLDFQYRTLAAAALCHYSSAEVVKKASGLDWESISECVEWMVPFVRVARKAPVKLKSFKKVAVEDRHNIQTHTNYLDMLDEVNCGVALTAPGQLSPGCIGGIITPPKSTEKK; encoded by the exons ATGTCAAGACGCAG TCGTTTGCaagccaagcagcagcagcagcagctgctaccgccacccccaccctcctgtcAGAAAGAGTTTCCACAAGAGCTGCAGGCACCAGAGTCTCTCCAGACCAagaagaggagagcaacagag GATATCCAGAAAGGAGAAGATGAAAAGGTCATTAAAAGACATCAGTATGAGATTAAG AGTTGTTGGCCACCCACAATATCAGGAGGCATCTCCCCCTGCATAATTATTGAAACACCCCACAAGGAAACGGTAGCTACTGACTTTTCCAGATTCAAGAAATACAGATTCAGAAACCTCTTCATAAATCCATCACCTTTGCCTGAATTTAG CTGGGGAAATTCCAAAGACGTCTGGCTCAATATCCTGAAGAAGGAGAACAAATATGCTCACTGCAAACATTTTACATCGCTACATTCTAACTTGCAACCACACATGAGGTCAATACTCCTGGACTGGCTTTTGGAG GTATGTGAAGTATATATGCTTCACAGAGAAACCTTCTACCTAGCTCAAGATTTTTTTGATAGATTCATGTTGACACAAAAGAATATCAATAAAAATATGCTTCAGCTAATAGGAATTACCTCATTATTCATTGCCTCCAAACTTGAG gagatatATGCTCCTAAACTACAAGAGTTTGCTTATGTCACAGATGGCGCTTGTAGCGAAGATGATATTATAAGAATGGAGCTCATTATATTAAAG GCTTTaaaatgggaactgtgcccagtGACAATCATTTCCTGGCTCAATCTTTATCTCCAAGTGGATGCTTTGAAAGATGTTCCAAAAGTGCTGCTACCTCAGTATTCTCAGGAAAAATTCATTCAAATAGCACAG CTTTTAGACCTATGTATTCTAGATGTCAGTTCTCTGGACTTCCAGTATaggacactggctgctgctgcactctgCCACTATTCCTCAGCTGAGGTTGTTAAAAAAGCTTCAG GTTTAGATTGGGAGAGCATTTCAGAATGTGTAGAGTGGATGGTACCTTTTGTTAGGGTGGCAAGAAAAGCCCCTGTGAAATTGAAGAGTTTTAAGAAGGTTGCAGTGGAAGACAGACATAATATCCAAACCCACACAAACTACTTGGACATGTTG GATGAAGTGAATTGTGGAGTAGCTCTAACAGCACCAGGACAATTATCTCCAGGGTGTATCGGGGGAATAATAACACCCCCAAAAAGCACAGAGAAAAAGTGA
- the CCNE2 gene encoding G1/S-specific cyclin-E2 isoform X1, whose product MIIPMNRKGSYSPRKMSRRSSRLQAKQQQQQLLPPPPPSCQKEFPQELQAPESLQTKKRRATEDIQKGEDEKVIKRHQYEIKSCWPPTISGGISPCIIIETPHKETVATDFSRFKKYRFRNLFINPSPLPEFSWGNSKDVWLNILKKENKYAHCKHFTSLHSNLQPHMRSILLDWLLEVCEVYMLHRETFYLAQDFFDRFMLTQKNINKNMLQLIGITSLFIASKLEEIYAPKLQEFAYVTDGACSEDDIIRMELIILKALKWELCPVTIISWLNLYLQVDALKDVPKVLLPQYSQEKFIQIAQLLDLCILDVSSLDFQYRTLAAAALCHYSSAEVVKKASGLDWESISECVEWMVPFVRVARKAPVKLKSFKKVAVEDRHNIQTHTNYLDMLDEVNCGVALTAPGQLSPGCIGGIITPPKSTEKK is encoded by the exons GAAGGGATCCTACAGCCCAAGGAAGATGTCAAGACGCAG TAGTCGTTTGCaagccaagcagcagcagcagcagctgctaccgccacccccaccctcctgtcAGAAAGAGTTTCCACAAGAGCTGCAGGCACCAGAGTCTCTCCAGACCAagaagaggagagcaacagag GATATCCAGAAAGGAGAAGATGAAAAGGTCATTAAAAGACATCAGTATGAGATTAAG AGTTGTTGGCCACCCACAATATCAGGAGGCATCTCCCCCTGCATAATTATTGAAACACCCCACAAGGAAACGGTAGCTACTGACTTTTCCAGATTCAAGAAATACAGATTCAGAAACCTCTTCATAAATCCATCACCTTTGCCTGAATTTAG CTGGGGAAATTCCAAAGACGTCTGGCTCAATATCCTGAAGAAGGAGAACAAATATGCTCACTGCAAACATTTTACATCGCTACATTCTAACTTGCAACCACACATGAGGTCAATACTCCTGGACTGGCTTTTGGAG GTATGTGAAGTATATATGCTTCACAGAGAAACCTTCTACCTAGCTCAAGATTTTTTTGATAGATTCATGTTGACACAAAAGAATATCAATAAAAATATGCTTCAGCTAATAGGAATTACCTCATTATTCATTGCCTCCAAACTTGAG gagatatATGCTCCTAAACTACAAGAGTTTGCTTATGTCACAGATGGCGCTTGTAGCGAAGATGATATTATAAGAATGGAGCTCATTATATTAAAG GCTTTaaaatgggaactgtgcccagtGACAATCATTTCCTGGCTCAATCTTTATCTCCAAGTGGATGCTTTGAAAGATGTTCCAAAAGTGCTGCTACCTCAGTATTCTCAGGAAAAATTCATTCAAATAGCACAG CTTTTAGACCTATGTATTCTAGATGTCAGTTCTCTGGACTTCCAGTATaggacactggctgctgctgcactctgCCACTATTCCTCAGCTGAGGTTGTTAAAAAAGCTTCAG GTTTAGATTGGGAGAGCATTTCAGAATGTGTAGAGTGGATGGTACCTTTTGTTAGGGTGGCAAGAAAAGCCCCTGTGAAATTGAAGAGTTTTAAGAAGGTTGCAGTGGAAGACAGACATAATATCCAAACCCACACAAACTACTTGGACATGTTG GATGAAGTGAATTGTGGAGTAGCTCTAACAGCACCAGGACAATTATCTCCAGGGTGTATCGGGGGAATAATAACACCCCCAAAAAGCACAGAGAAAAAGTGA
- the CCNE2 gene encoding G1/S-specific cyclin-E2 isoform X2 — MSRRSSRLQAKQQQQQLLPPPPPSCQKEFPQELQAPESLQTKKRRATEDIQKGEDEKVIKRHQYEIKSCWPPTISGGISPCIIIETPHKETVATDFSRFKKYRFRNLFINPSPLPEFSWGNSKDVWLNILKKENKYAHCKHFTSLHSNLQPHMRSILLDWLLEVCEVYMLHRETFYLAQDFFDRFMLTQKNINKNMLQLIGITSLFIASKLEEIYAPKLQEFAYVTDGACSEDDIIRMELIILKALKWELCPVTIISWLNLYLQVDALKDVPKVLLPQYSQEKFIQIAQLLDLCILDVSSLDFQYRTLAAAALCHYSSAEVVKKASGLDWESISECVEWMVPFVRVARKAPVKLKSFKKVAVEDRHNIQTHTNYLDMLDEVNCGVALTAPGQLSPGCIGGIITPPKSTEKK; from the exons ATGTCAAGACGCAG TAGTCGTTTGCaagccaagcagcagcagcagcagctgctaccgccacccccaccctcctgtcAGAAAGAGTTTCCACAAGAGCTGCAGGCACCAGAGTCTCTCCAGACCAagaagaggagagcaacagag GATATCCAGAAAGGAGAAGATGAAAAGGTCATTAAAAGACATCAGTATGAGATTAAG AGTTGTTGGCCACCCACAATATCAGGAGGCATCTCCCCCTGCATAATTATTGAAACACCCCACAAGGAAACGGTAGCTACTGACTTTTCCAGATTCAAGAAATACAGATTCAGAAACCTCTTCATAAATCCATCACCTTTGCCTGAATTTAG CTGGGGAAATTCCAAAGACGTCTGGCTCAATATCCTGAAGAAGGAGAACAAATATGCTCACTGCAAACATTTTACATCGCTACATTCTAACTTGCAACCACACATGAGGTCAATACTCCTGGACTGGCTTTTGGAG GTATGTGAAGTATATATGCTTCACAGAGAAACCTTCTACCTAGCTCAAGATTTTTTTGATAGATTCATGTTGACACAAAAGAATATCAATAAAAATATGCTTCAGCTAATAGGAATTACCTCATTATTCATTGCCTCCAAACTTGAG gagatatATGCTCCTAAACTACAAGAGTTTGCTTATGTCACAGATGGCGCTTGTAGCGAAGATGATATTATAAGAATGGAGCTCATTATATTAAAG GCTTTaaaatgggaactgtgcccagtGACAATCATTTCCTGGCTCAATCTTTATCTCCAAGTGGATGCTTTGAAAGATGTTCCAAAAGTGCTGCTACCTCAGTATTCTCAGGAAAAATTCATTCAAATAGCACAG CTTTTAGACCTATGTATTCTAGATGTCAGTTCTCTGGACTTCCAGTATaggacactggctgctgctgcactctgCCACTATTCCTCAGCTGAGGTTGTTAAAAAAGCTTCAG GTTTAGATTGGGAGAGCATTTCAGAATGTGTAGAGTGGATGGTACCTTTTGTTAGGGTGGCAAGAAAAGCCCCTGTGAAATTGAAGAGTTTTAAGAAGGTTGCAGTGGAAGACAGACATAATATCCAAACCCACACAAACTACTTGGACATGTTG GATGAAGTGAATTGTGGAGTAGCTCTAACAGCACCAGGACAATTATCTCCAGGGTGTATCGGGGGAATAATAACACCCCCAAAAAGCACAGAGAAAAAGTGA